One genomic window of Bactrocera dorsalis isolate Fly_Bdor chromosome 4, ASM2337382v1, whole genome shotgun sequence includes the following:
- the LOC125778470 gene encoding uncharacterized protein LOC125778470 isoform X1, whose protein sequence is MSTRKVPHILKLSAEEQREFVNSFDVVMCDCDGVMWMATSPLPRTGEAANALKDDGKRVFFVSNNSERPEEEYVNKFTRIGVKDFQASHIMHPAKSMLYYIKKHNIKQPVFSLCSAHGNETIRRGGVDVRTLVTKEDVKIATLDKITRPEQKTGAVLYDTNLNLTYAQIAAATRYLADKDCQFIAGGTDWLLPMSKDLTLPGFCDFLDTIKRFSGREPTIVSKPAVLLGEILKDIYKLADPKRCLFVGDSLTHDVRFGLNCGFQTLLVLSGGAHIEEMWQAKAEDQPDFYADSIADFIELYANISKNT, encoded by the exons ATGTCTACTCGCAAAGTACCGCATATTTTGAAGCTCTCGGCTGAGGAGCAGAGGGAGTTCGTCAACTCCTTCGATGTGGTGATGTGTGATTGTGATGGTGTTATGTGGATGGCTACGTCTCCGCTGCCTAGGACGGGTGAAGCGGCGAATGCGCTGAAGGATGATGGCAAGCGGGTGTTCTTTGTGTCCAATAACAGTGAGCGGCCAGAGGAAGAGTATGTGAATAAGTTCACCAGGATCGGAGTGAAGGATTTTCAAGCG AGCCACATTATGCATCCAGCTAAGTCCATGTTGTACTATATAAAGAAGCACAATATAAAGCAGCCGGTTTTCTCATTATGCAGTGCACATGGTAATGAAACGATTCGTCGTGGAGGCGTAGACGTGAGGACTTTG gTCACTAAAGAAGACGTTAAAATCGCCACTTTGGACAAAATCACAAGACCGGAACAAAAAACGGGCGCTGTTTTGTATGATACCAATTTGAATCTGACTTATGCGCAAATAGCAGCGGCCACAAGATATCTAGCAGACAAGGATTGCCAGTTTATTGCCGGTGGTACAGATTGGTTATTACCGATGTCGAAAGATCTAACCTTACCAG GATTTTGCGATTTCCTCGACACAATTAAGCGGTTCTCAGGACGCGAGCCGACAATCGTAAGCAAACCGGCGGTTTTGCTTGGTGAAATTTTGAAGGACATCTACAAATTGGCCGATCCCAAGCGTTGTCTGTTTGTGGGCGATTCTCTCACGCACGATGTGCGCTTCGGTCTGAATTGTGGCTTTCAAACCTTGCTCGTTTTGAGCGGCGGTGCACATATAGAGGAAATGTGGCAAGCAAAAGCGGAGGATCAGCCCGATTTTTATGCGGATAGCATAGCCGATTTTATAGAATTATATGctaatataagtaaaaatacTTAA
- the LOC125775301 gene encoding uncharacterized protein LOC125775301, translating into MSARKVPHILKLSAKEQKEFVNSFDVVLCDCDGVMWMFSFPLPRTGEAVNALKDDGKRVYFVSNNSQRREEEYVNKFTRIGVKDVQADHIMYPAKSMLYYIKKHNIKQPVFSTCSADGNDVLRRGGVDVRTLDVKEGVRLSNLEEITEPKQKMGAVLFDVNLDINYVQMTAATRYLADSDCDFLFGAPDPTFRLGKGPFLPTIHDFYLILKRLTGREATIVGKPAVLLGEILKDVYKLDDPKRCLFVGDSLDVDIPFGLNCGFQTLLVLSGCTPIEEMWQASAEDQPHFYADSIADFIELYANISRKA; encoded by the exons ATGTCTGCTCGCAAAGTACCGCATATTTTGAAGCTCTCTGCTAAGGAGCAGAAGGAGTTCGTCAACTCCTTCGATGTAGTGTTGTGTGATTGCGACGGTGTTATGTGGATGTTTTCGTTCCCGCTGCCTAGGACGGGTGAAGCGGTGAATGCGCTGAAGGATGATGGCAAGCGAGTGTATTTTGTATCCAATAACAGTCAGCGGCGAGAGGAAGAGTATGTGAATAAGTTCACCAGGATCGGAGTGAAGGATGTTCAAGCG GACCACATAATGTATCCAGCTAAGTCCATGTTGTACTATATAAAGAAGCACAATATAAAGCAGCCGGTTTTCTCAACATGTAGCGCCGATGGTAATGATGTGCTTCGTCGTGGAGGCGTAGATGTGAGGACTTTG GACGTCAAAGAAGGCGTTCGACTTTCCAATTTGGAAGAAATCACGGAACCGAAACAAAAAATGGGCGCTGTTTTGTTTGACGTCAACCTCGATATAAATTATGTGCAAATGACAGCGGCCACGCGATATCTAGCAGACAGTGATTGTGATTTTCTTTTTGGAGCTCCTGATCCGACATTTAGGCTGGGGAAAGGTCCATTCCTTCCAA CTATTCACGACTTCTACCTCATTCTTAAGCGTTTAACGGGACGAGAGGCGACAATAGTTGGCAAACCGGCTGTTTTGCTTGGTGAAATTTTGAAGGACGTCTATAAATTGGACGATCCCAAACGTTGTCTGTTTGTTGGCGACTCTCTGGATGTCGATATACCTTTCGGTCTAAATTGTGGCTTCCAAACCTTGCTTGTATTGAGCGGCTGCACACCCATAGAGGAAATGTGGCAAGCAAGTGCGGAGGATCAGCCTCATTTTTATGCGGATAGCATAGCAGATTTTATTgagttatatgcaaatataagtAGAAAAGCATAA
- the LOC125778468 gene encoding translation initiation factor eIF-2B subunit beta-like — MKGHPTKEVTQLIHEIKIGNVEGSYNITAKTLQVFKKIINGQRWTNADELMNLVRTQGHILQSAIPQETVTANIARRILKLIREEFDLLKAKVHQFTDDQASMSLHKLVTQTSNDVSVDYTEPQQGLREALLDHLQEMETELETSSENICAQAEEHIHSSEVILTLGHSRSVENFLKRAVKKRQFLTIIIAECAPDCRGHNLAASLATGNVEIIVIPDSAIFAMMSRVNKVIIGTHSVLANGGLRAACGSYTVALAAKHYSVPVIVLSPMYKLSPLHLCSIEQDAFNLVGCAEDVIEYDSLASHSAKVYSPIFDYVPPELVTLFISNIGGHAPSYVYRLLTELYNPEDYEM, encoded by the exons atgaaaggcCACCCAACAAAAGAAGTTACTCAATTGATTCACGAAATCAAAATCGG cAATGTGGAAGGTTCTTACAACATAACAGCAAAGACGCTAcaagtatttaagaaaataataaatggaCAAAGATGGACAAATGCAGA CGAACTCATGAATTTGGTGCGCACACAGGGCCACATACTGCAATCCGCAATTCCGCAAGAGACTGTAACAGCCAACATTGCACGACGCATACTTAAATTGATACGCGAAGAGTTCGATTTACTCAAAGCAAAG GTGCATCAATTCACGGATGATCAAGCTTCAATGTCCTTGCACAAGCTTGTTACACAAACGAGTAATGATGTCAGCGTCGATTATACTGAACCACAACAAGGATTGCGTGAAGCGCTCTTGGATCACCTGCAAGAAATGGAAACGGAGTTGGAGACAAGTTCGGAAAATATTTGCGCACAAGCTGAAGAGCACATACACTCCTCGGAGGTTATACTCACACTGGGGCACTCGCGTAGTgttgaaaactttttgaaacGTGCTGTTAAGAAGCGTCAATTTCTAACCATAATTATAGCTGAATGTGCGCCAGATTGCAGA ggtCACAACTTGGCAGCTAGCTTGGCAACGGGCAATGTCGAAATAATTGTCATACCTGACTCCGCCATATTCGCAATGATGTCGCGCGTCAACAAAGTCATAATTGGAACACATAGCGTGCTTGCAAATGGTGGCCTACGTGCCGCTTGCGGTTCCTACACAGTAGCGCTGGCAGCTAAACATTACTCCGTGCCTGTTATAGTACTGTCACCCATGTACAAATTGTCACCGTTACATTTGTGTTCAATAGAACAGGACGCATTCAATTTAGTAGGCTGTGCGGAAGATGTTATTGAATATGATTCCTTAGCATCGCATTCTGCCAAAGTTTACAGCCCTATATTTGACTATGTGCCGCCAGAGCTGGTGACACTGTTTATATCAAATAT TGGCGGCCATGCACCCTCGTATGTCTATCGACTTTTGACTGAACTTTACAATCCAGAGGATTATGAGATGTAA